ATCAGACCCATGATCCACATGTCGGCGCCGGCACCGGGTGAATGCACCGCGTCCGAGAGCGGGCTGTAGGCGAACCAGCCAAAGTCGGCCGCCCCGCTCGGTGTAAAAAACCCGCCGACCGCGATCAGAGAGCCGAACAGGTACAGCCAGTAGGCGAACATGTTCAGCCGTGGGAAAGCGACGTCGGGGGCTCCGATCTGCAGTGGGGTGATCCAGTTCGCGAAGCCCGTGAACAGCGGCGTCGCCACCATCAGCAGCATGATCGTGCCGTGCATCGTGAACGCCTGGTTGAACTGCTCGTTCGACATGATCTGCGTGCCGGGACGAGCCAGTTCGGCGCGCATCAGGAGCGCCATCACACCGCCGATGCAGAAGAACGCGAACGACGTCACCAGATACAGCGTGCCGATCGCCTTGTGGTCGGTGGAGGCCAGATACTTCACGACCGCATTTCCCGGTCGCCTGGGCCGGGTCTCTGTAACCGGACCGATGGTCTCGACGGCGGATGGTGATTGTGTAGTAGCGGCTGCCATGAGGATCCTGTCCGTGTTCAGCTGCTGATGCCTCAGCCACGATGACGTGGCTCTCAGCAGCGGGAGTTCATTGACGCTGCACCTACTTGGTGCTGAAGGAGTGGCGATTTGCTATTTCCGTGTCTCTCCGGCAGCAACTGAGCTGAGCCACATCTTTATCCTCACACTTCACCCCGCAGCTCCGGTACGCGTTGCAGCTCTATGGACTCATAAGCCGACGCTATGAGGCATGTGCTCGTGCTACCCCACGCCAGTGAGTTTTTCCACGTACGACAGCCTGGGCCGCACCGAGACCCTCACCGACGGCCGCGGCATCAAAAAGACCTTCACCTGCGACAACCTCGACCGGATCAAAACTGTCTCCACCAGCAACGGCACGGTCCGCTACTGGTATGACGGCGACGGCAACCTGCGCCAGCGCGACGACTCCACCGGCACCATCACCTACGAAACGATCCGCACCCTCCAGGACGGCTCCCAGACCCTGCTCACCTACACCCCCACGGGCAACGCGGACTTCTACCAGGACCCGGCCGGCAAGACCGACTACGCCTGGAACGAGGTCAACAAGCTCAAGGAACTGTCCGATCCCTCGGGCAATATCACCTCCTACAAGTACAACCGAAACGACGTGCGCACCGAGACCGCCTACCCCGGCGGCACCGTGCAGACCATCGATGTCGACAACTCCAGCCGGCCGGAGAAGATCACGGTCAAGTCCGGCAAGGGCACCCTGGTCGACCTGGCCTACACCTACGGCTACGGCACCGACGCTAAGACCGACGGTGACAAGATCCGCACCAAGACCGACGCGGTGACCGGCAGGAAGACCAACTACACCTACGATGGCGCAGGACGCTTTTTCTACGCCGCCGAGTACAAGGGCCCTACGCTCAATTCGTCTTGGCAGTATTGCTACGACTTGGCGGGCAATCTCACGAGCCAGGGCACTGCTGAGGGTTGCCCGCGCGGCACCACGTACAGCGTCAACGACGCCCAGCAGATCACCGCGAAGAACGGCTCATCGACGAACTGGTCCTACGACCTGGCAGGTAACGAGACCGCTGGCGCGTCTACCCCGGAGGGCACCCGGACCGGGGAGAAGTGGTCCGATCACAGCCAGCTCACCTCGCTGACCGTCGCAGGCAAGACGTATGACGGCCGTTACGGCTCCACCGACCAGAGCGAACGCATCAAGCTCAGCGACACCTACTTCTACAACGGCCCCCACGGCCTCTCCGCCACCTCCACCGGCGGCGTCGACACCGGCTTCAACCGCGAACCCGGAGGCACACTCAACTCCATGACTCGGGATGGGAAGACGTACTTCTACCTCACCGACGCGATCGGCTCCGTCATCGCACTCGCCGACGAATCGGGGGCGAAGGCCAACACGTATAGCTACAGCCTCCGTGGCGTAGAGCGGTCGATGACCGCGGAGAAGGTCGTCCAGCCCTACCGGTTCGCCGGCGGCTACCAGGATCCGACTGGCCTCTACCACTTTGCGGCCCGTTACTACGACCCCAACATCGGCCGCTTCACCCAGCCCGACCCATCCGGCCAAGAAGAGAACCCCTACCTCTACGCCGAGGCGACTCCGTCAACCGCATCGACCCGACCGGGCTCTTTGGCTTCTCCGACGTGATGGACGTGGCTGAGAAGGTCGTCACCGCAGCCACAGGATGCCTCGCTGGGGTCGGTGCTGCCGGTGAATCCGGCATTCTTACTGCTGCCACGGGGGTCTTCGGGACTCCTGGCACGATAGCCGCAGGTGGTGCCGCATGCGCAGTCGGAGCGGGGGCTGCATTCATGAACGCTGACATCATCTCCTACGGATGATGCTTCATCGGAACGCTTGACTGGGAGTGGCCGCGAAGAGTCTGCGGCCACTCCTATCAACCTGGCCAAAGGGGAATCCCGTGCGACCCGAAGTGAAACTGACCGTGTTCACCGTTCTGGCAACACTATTCGGGGTTCTCTGCATCTTAATAGGCGTAAGCCAGGGGGACTACTGGCTTTTGGGAGCGGGTGTGGCCGCCGTAGGGTTCGGTCTCTTCCTCGGCGGCTTGATGATCAGGCGGCAGACCGCCAAGGGCAGAAGATGATTCATGGTACGGCCCCGGGCGTGCGGTTACGGGGCGAGGAACACTCAAGCAAGCCGGATAGGATTTCCCCCGGCGTACCGTTTTCCGGTGGCTGGGTGGGAGGAAAATCAGTGAGTTCGGAAAGTACGCCAGCGGCACTAAAAGCGCTGTACGGCTTACCTTTTCACTCGCGGGTATGTTGAACCTGGTAGAAGCATTGTGGCACCCGCCTGGCAACGCGTAGCTTGTCATACGCGTCGCAGCATCAGCGCTGTTCACCGCCGCTCTGCTCACTTTCATAGGGCTCTGGGTGGTCCGGAGTCGGCAACGCAGGGCAAGGGCAAGGTAGACGATGGCCCCGTCCAGACATCTGGGCGGGGCCTTCGCGTATCCGGGTCAGATGAGAACGTGCGTCGACGCCGAGCAGAAGCAGACCGGCGTCGAGCTGATCGACGCGCTCACGAAGAACCGGGCCGAACCGCCGGTCGGGCCAGCCGGATCACCACTGCCTGCGCCGCGAGCGCGGCCGCCGACCTCTACGCGCACCGCAAGAGGACCGGGGCCCCGGTCAGCTGTGGATGGTGCACCGGCCTTACAGGGATGCACGGGGCGATGGCCGCAGTCCGCGGACACTTTGCTTATCAGTGGTCGACACTAGCCTCGTCGCGCGAGGCGGATCACGAGGGGAGCGGGAGGGCCGGCAGCTGTGGGGATGTCGTGGCGGGACCTCGTCTTAAGCAGAGCCTCGTCGAGGCGGGGGCGCCTCTATGACTTCGGTTAAGAGGCAACTGGGGTTGGTGGTTGGTAGAAAGTGCCCTCGCGGAGCATCGCGAAGAGCACGTCGGCTCGGCGTCTGGCCAGGCAGAGAAGGGGCTTGGGTGTGGTGCTTGCCCTCCTTGATCTTCTTGTCGTAGTAGGTGCGGGAGGCGGGGTCGGACAGGGCGGCGAACGCGGAGAGGAAGAAGGCCCGCTTGAGCTGCTTGTTTCCTCTCCTCGACTGTTGTTCGCCGCGGATGGACGAACCCGAGCTGCGGGTCGTCGGAGCGAGACCCGCATAGGCGGCGAGGTGGGCGGCGGACGGGAAGCGGGAGCCGTCCCCGACGTCGATGAGGAGGCGGGCTGCGGTCCTGACGCCGACGCCCGGCATCGAGGTCAGGACTTTCGAAAGAGGGTGGACGTCCAGCAGCTCGTTGAGTCGCTTGTCCAGCAGACGGCGCTGGTCGAGCACGGCGGTCAGGGACCGGGCGAGGCTGGGAACGATCAACGAGGCCGCGTCGGTGCCGGGGACGACGACGGTCTGCTCGTCGAGCGCGGTGAAGATCTCGCCGGTCAGCCGGTCAGCCATCCGCGGGGCCTTGGGACGTATCAGGCTGGTGATCCGTCGGCGTCCGAGCCGGCGGATCTGGGCCGGGGATCCGAAGCGTTCCAGCAGGGCCAGGACGGCCGGGTGCTGCATGCGCGGACCGAGCACCCGCTCCACGTGCGGGTGGACCTGCGTGAACAGGCCGCGGAGCCGGTTGGAGAGCCGGTTCGCCTCCGAGACGAGGTCGTCGTCGAAC
The window above is part of the Streptomyces venezuelae genome. Proteins encoded here:
- a CDS encoding RHS repeat-associated core domain-containing protein, with amino-acid sequence MSFSTYDSLGRTETLTDGRGIKKTFTCDNLDRIKTVSTSNGTVRYWYDGDGNLRQRDDSTGTITYETIRTLQDGSQTLLTYTPTGNADFYQDPAGKTDYAWNEVNKLKELSDPSGNITSYKYNRNDVRTETAYPGGTVQTIDVDNSSRPEKITVKSGKGTLVDLAYTYGYGTDAKTDGDKIRTKTDAVTGRKTNYTYDGAGRFFYAAEYKGPTLNSSWQYCYDLAGNLTSQGTAEGCPRGTTYSVNDAQQITAKNGSSTNWSYDLAGNETAGASTPEGTRTGEKWSDHSQLTSLTVAGKTYDGRYGSTDQSERIKLSDTYFYNGPHGLSATSTGGVDTGFNREPGGTLNSMTRDGKTYFYLTDAIGSVIALADESGAKANTYSYSLRGVERSMTAEKVVQPYRFAGGYQDPTGLYHFAARYYDPNIGRFTQPDPSGQEENPYLYAEATPSTASTRPGSLASPT